From a region of the Rhipicephalus microplus isolate Deutch F79 chromosome X, USDA_Rmic, whole genome shotgun sequence genome:
- the LOC142775165 gene encoding uncharacterized protein LOC142775165 codes for MIADLCVGAHSSDLDGDEYVVIWEKCLFFSGPNRRPKYFSDRNSEPHGKPITTDGMIQFICNYIKNDSIGIFANTYLAWADKETEGIYSQKCLAIAEKISVCLDFTKNGKTAYLRRDERPMLYPGFMEKGSHKTTCRSDRALVVLCRTCRSLEAAVGRLGHRHVDPGRCQALAIPGWEEYRKSAAQALTDYNTNLRRVLNQYGIGSEGEVMACVVNTFNAYHSAQSDKLNIEDLVEKMVKFLTVTTRDVFYKGILKEMQESCIFDTEELTKRKFRRASAWYMVTYEQKEEDSFFSFPWCIADLLIEILRSAGAQDMVWCPNILYWKIDHLVEENSSLAENDGLGASCDSFKTAFQIIKKLLKEETLLGEHKPGASFKPGLCSNCLLDIHNEFVESSKFAPLSKIVTRRRHAMMMLETAASQDEPSTEPTVEASKKLSAGKCISHKKAPTEPWQIIDGFVEPLCLDVSDETVDSGLSEQGGQGEYNEQDVEEVTTSTALLLHEPWDGCDTELDHGKDPSVGTLVVSFLRWCLEQHRLPREMCRVGACAGGGYDCQTHRLSMVALRAYSSLAVSLDPCHISLPCDPAYHDSHREVFERDPVRILIANPGMEQMLKEKLNAVRYIFAIYRHLSICMSAFRMTIISTNFGLLPDSIRMPTYR; via the exons ATGATCGCCGATCTCTGTGTTGGAGCTCACA GCTCGGACTTGGACGGGGACGAGTACGTTGTCATTTGGGAAAAGTGCCTCTTCTTCTCAGGGCCGAACAGAAGGCCCAAATACTTCTCGGATCGCAACTCTGAGCCACACGGGAAGCCAATCACA ACCGATGGCATGATTCAATTCATATGCAACTATATCAAGAATGATTCCATTGGTATCTTCGCCAACACATACCTGGCCTGGGCTGACAAGGAGACTGAAGGAATTTATTCACAGAAGTGCCTTGCCATCGCTGAAAAGATCAGCGTCTGCCTCGACTTCACAAAGAACGGCAAGACTGCCTACCTTCGACGAGACGAGCGGCCCATGCTGTACCCAGGCTTCATGGAAAAAGGAAGCCACAAGACCACGTGCCGGTCCGACAGGGCACTCGTAGTCTTGTGCCGAACGTGCCGTTCCTTGGAGGCCGCCGTGGGCAGGTTGGGTCACCGGCACGTTGACCCTGGTCGGTGCCAGGCGCTTGCCATACCAGGTTGGGAAGAGTACCGAAAGTCGGCGGCGCAGGCTCTGACGGATTACAACACGAACCTTCGGCGAGTACTGAACCAGTACGGCATCGGGTCTGAGGGTGAGGTTATGGCGTGCGTGGTGAACACGTTCAACGCCTATCACAGCGCCCAGTCAGACAAGCTGAACATAGAAGACCTCGTTGAGAAGATGGTCAAGTTTCTGACGGTCACCACACGCGACGTCTTCTACAAAGGCATCTTGAAAGAAATGCAGGAGAGCTGCATATTCGATACAGAGGAATTGACCAAGAGGAAGTTTCGCAGGGCCTCAGCCTGGTACATGGTGACGTATGAGCAGAAAGAAGAGGACTCATTTTTTAGCTTTCCCTGGTGCATCGCGGACCTTCTCATCGAGATCTTGCGCAGCGCCGGCGCTCAGGACATGGTGTGGTGCCCGAACATTTTGTACTGGAAGATTGACCACCTTGTCGAAGAGAACAGCAGCCTTGCGGAGAATGATGGTCTGGGTGCAAGTTGCGATTCCTTCAAGACAGCCTTTCAAATAATTAAAAAGTTGCTGAAAGAGGAGACGCTGCTTGGCGAGCACAAACCTGGCGCGTCATTCAAGCCCGGGCTGTGCTCCAACTGCCTGTTAGACATTCACAATGAGTTTGTGGAAAGTAGCAAATTTGCACCCTTGAGCAAGATTGTCACGAGGAGGCGGCATGCCATGATGATGTTGGAAACAGCAGCTTCCCAGGATGAGCCAAGTACCGAGCCAACTGTGGAGGCATCAAAGAAACTGAGTGCAGGCAAATGCATTTCCCACAAGAAGGCTCCTACTGAACCCTggcagattatcgatgggttTGTGGAGCCCCTTTGTCTGGACGTCTCTGACGAGACAGTGGACTCTGGATTGTCGGAGCAGGGTGGACAAGGTGAGTACAACGAGCAGGACGTCGAAGAGGTCACTACTTCCACGGCACTGCTCCTGCACGAGCCATGGGACGGGTGCGACACCGAGCTAgaccatggcaaggaccccagtgtGGGCACTCTGGTGGTCTCTTTTCTGCGGTGGTGCCTGGAGCAGCATCGGCTGCCGCGGGAGATGTGCCGTGTGGGTGCCTGTGCGGGCGGTGGCTACGACTGCCAGACCCACAGGCTGTCGATGGTGGCGCTGCGGGCGTACAGTTCGCTGGCAGTTTCCCTCGACCCATGCCACATCTCGCTGCCCTGTGACCCTGCCTACCACGATTCTCATCGGGAAGTCTTCGAGCGGGATCCCGTCCGCATCCTGATAGCCAATCCAGGGATGGAGCAGATGCTGAAAGAGAAGCTCAATGCCGTGAGATATATTTTCGCCATCTATCGCCATCTATCTATCTGCATGAGTGCGTTCAGGATGACGATTATCTCGACCAACTTTGGCCTCCTTCCTGACAGTATCAGAATGCCAACATATAGATAG